A window of the Armatimonadota bacterium genome harbors these coding sequences:
- a CDS encoding type II secretion system F family protein — MATFRYSARDASGRVVAGAIEADTEVAVVGKLQEMGFYVTSLERAAPRADLRAGLRRLRRVGLRELTIFTRQFATMVNAGLSMVRTLTILEQQTESHKLRQIVSEVRKDVEEGMTLSDALAKHPDTFSTLTVNMVRAGEVGGVLDDVLNRLAIFFEKDLALRQKVRAAVTYPAAIFVFALGVIFFLVFFILPQFIGFFEGLELTLPLPTRVLIWFTKTLTGYWYVFLGFILLGLYGLRMYISTPIGRFRFDRFKLRVPVFGPLVRKVTISRFTRTLGTLITSGVPIMQALDVVAKAVENKVVAEAIENVRNSIREGESIALPLQASGLFPPMVVQMTSVGEETGTLDTMLQKVADFYDAEVETTLAQLTSILEPMLIVFLGFVVGFIVLSFYMPLYQLITGLR, encoded by the coding sequence ATGGCGACCTTCCGGTACAGTGCACGCGACGCCTCCGGACGAGTGGTGGCCGGCGCCATCGAGGCCGACACCGAGGTGGCGGTGGTCGGCAAGCTGCAGGAGATGGGGTTTTACGTCACCAGCCTGGAGCGGGCCGCTCCCCGCGCCGACCTGCGGGCGGGGCTGCGGCGGCTGCGGCGGGTGGGACTGCGGGAGCTGACCATCTTCACCCGGCAGTTCGCCACCATGGTGAACGCCGGGCTGTCCATGGTGCGCACCCTGACCATCCTGGAGCAGCAGACCGAAAGCCACAAACTCCGCCAGATCGTCAGCGAGGTGCGCAAGGACGTGGAGGAGGGCATGACCCTCTCCGACGCCCTGGCCAAGCATCCTGACACCTTCAGCACCCTGACGGTGAACATGGTGCGGGCCGGCGAGGTGGGCGGCGTCCTGGACGACGTGCTCAACCGCCTGGCCATCTTCTTCGAGAAGGACCTGGCCCTGCGCCAGAAGGTGCGGGCCGCGGTGACCTACCCGGCGGCCATCTTCGTGTTCGCCCTCGGCGTGATCTTCTTCCTGGTGTTCTTCATCCTGCCCCAGTTCATCGGCTTCTTCGAGGGGCTGGAGCTGACGCTGCCGCTGCCCACCCGGGTCCTGATCTGGTTCACCAAGACCCTCACCGGGTACTGGTACGTGTTCCTGGGCTTCATCCTGCTGGGGCTGTACGGCCTGCGCATGTACATCAGCACGCCCATCGGCCGCTTCCGTTTTGACCGGTTCAAGCTGCGGGTGCCGGTGTTCGGGCCCCTGGTGCGCAAGGTGACCATCTCCCGGTTCACCCGGACCCTGGGGACCCTGATCACCAGCGGCGTGCCCATCATGCAGGCCCTGGACGTGGTGGCCAAGGCGGTGGAGAACAAGGTGGTGGCCGAGGCCATCGAGAACGTGCGCAACAGCATCCGCGAGGGCGAGTCCATCGCCCTGCCCCTGCAGGCCAGCGGCCTGTTCCCGCCCATGGTGGTGCAGATGACGTCGGTGGGCGAGGAGACCGGGACCCTGGACACCATGCTGCAGAAGGTGGCCGACTTCTACGACGCCGAGGTGGAGACCACCCTGGCCCAGCTCACCTCGATCCTGGAGCCCATGC